The Moorella glycerini genomic interval AGAGAACAAGGATCTCCGTCCCGGAAAAACCTTCCGCCTGGAACAGCGGCGCCAGCCGCCGCACTAGCCTCCGGTGCACGCGGCTTAAAAGTTCTAAAAGCCGGATCTCCTGCATTAACACCACCTGTTTTGAAACCGGATAATACGAATCCGAAGTAATAACGATAAAAATAATAGCACCTCCAAAGGTGCCTGTCAACTGCTGTTAAAATTTTGGTCAAAAGCAGGCTATATGGTAGCCGTCTTCGTTAGCTCTACCTCCACAGTTAAAGGGGGCTTTCCCAACTTTTTAGACGCATTAAGAATCTCCAGGCCTACCAGCTTGCCTTCTTCATCGATGTCCAACAATACACCCTGGGATATTTCTTCAGTTTCATAAATAGAGCTGTCATTAAAACGAATATATACGGCGTCAGCATCTGGATCATAACGAAACTTCATGATTTATCT includes:
- a CDS encoding DUF2283 domain-containing protein; translation: MKFRYDPDADAVYIRFNDSSIYETEEISQGVLLDIDEEGKLVGLEILNASKKLGKPPLTVEVELTKTATI